TCCCTGACAGCATGGCATCTCCCCGACGACGCGGTTTCTCCCTGACAGCATGGCATCTCCCTGACGACGCGGTATCTACCTGACAGCATGTCATCTCCCTGACGACGCGGTATCTACCTGACAGCATGGCATCTCCCTGACGACGTGGTATCTCCCCGACAACACGGTTTCTCCCTGACAGCATGGCATCTCCCTGACAACGCGGTATCTCCCTGACGATGCGGTATCTCCCTGACGACGCGGTATCTCCCTGACAGCATGGCATCTTCCCGACGACGCGGTTTCTCCCTGACAGCATGGCATCTCCCTGACGACGCGGTATCTACCTGACAGCATGGCATCTCCCTGACGACGTGGTATCTCCCCGACAACATGGTTTCTCCCTGACAGCATGGCATCTCCCTGACGACGCGGTATCTCCCTGACGACGCGGTATCTCCCTGACAGCATGGCATCTCCCCGACGACGCGGTATCTCACTGACGGCCCGATATCTCCCTGACAGTGTGGTATCTCCCTCTAACCAACGGTATCTCCCTGACAGTGTGGTATCTCCCTCTAACCAACGGTATCTCCCTGACAGTGTGGTATCTCCCTCTAACCAACGGTATCTCCCTGACAGTGTGGTATCTCCCTCTAACCAACGGTATCTCCCTGACAGTATGGTATCTCCCTCTAACCAAAAGTGTCTCCCTGACAGCGTGGTATCTCCCTGACAGCGTGGTATCTCCTTGCAGTGTGGTATCTCCCTCTAACCAACGGTATCTCCCTGACAGCATGGTATCTCCCTCTAACCAAAGGTATCTCCCTGACAGCGTGGTATCTCCTTGCAGTGTGGTATCTCCCTCTAACCAACGGTATATCCCTGACAGCATGGTATCTCCCTCTAACCAAAGGTATCTCCCTAACAGCGTGGTATCTCCTTGCAGTGTGGTATCTCCCTCTAACCAAAGGTATCTCCTTGACAGCGTGGTATCTCCCTCTAACCAAAGGTATCTCCCTGACAGCGTGGTATCTCCTTGCAGTGTGGTATCTCCCTCTAACCAACGGTATCTCCCTGACAGCGTGGTATCTCCTTGCAGTGTGGTATCTCCCTGACAGCGTGGTATCTCCTTGCAGTGTGGTATCTCCCTCTAACCAACGGTATCTCCCTGACAGCATGGTATCTCCCTCTAACCGAAGGTATCTCCCTGACAGCGTGGTATCTCCTTGCAGTGTGGTATCTCCCTCTAACCAACGGTATCACCCTGACAGTGTGGTATCTCCTTGCAGTGTGGTATCTCTCTCTAACCAACGGTATCTCCCTGACAGCGTGGTATCTCCTTGCAGTGTGGTATCTCTCTCTAACCAACGGTATCTCCCTGACAGCGTGGTATCTCCGTGCAGTGTGGTATCTCTCTCTAACCAACGGTATCTCCCTGACAGCGTGGTATCTCCTTGCAGTGTGGTATCTCCCTCTAACCAACGGTATCTCCCTGACAGCATGGTATCTCCCTCTAACCAACGGTATCTCCCTGACAGCACGTAACCTCCCTCTAACCAACGGTATCTCGCCGACGGCGTGGTATCTCCTTGCAGTGTGGTATCTCTCTCTAACCAACGGTATCTCCCTGACAGCACGTAACCTCCCTCTAACCAACGGTATCTCGCCGACGGCGTGGTATCTCCTTGCAGTGTGGTATCTCCCTCTAACCAACGGTATCTCCCTGACAGCATGGTATCTCCCTCTAACCAAAGGTATCTCCCTGACAGCGTGGTATCTCCTTGCAGTGTGGTATCTCCCTCTAACCAAAGGTATCTCCTTGACAGCGTGGTATCTCCCTCTAACCAAAGGTATCTCCCTGACAGCGTGGTATCTCCTTGCAGTGTGGTATCTCCCTCTAACCAACGGTATCTCCCTGACAGCGTGGTATCTCCTTGCAGTGTGGTATCTCCCTGACAGCGTGGTATCTCCTTGCAGTGTGGTATCTCCCTCTAACCAACGGTATCTCCCTGACAGCATGGTATCTCCCTCTAACCGAAGGTATCTCCCTGACAGCGTGGTATCTCCTTGCAGTGTGGTATCTCCCTCTAACCAACGGTATCTCCCTGACAGCATGGTATCTCCCTCTAACCGAAGGTATCTCCCTGACAGCGTGGTATCTCCTTGCAGTGTGGTATCTCCCTCTAACCAACGGTATCACCCTGACAGCGTGGTATCTCCTTGCAGTGTGGTATCTCTCTCTAACCAACGGTATCTCCCTGACAGCGTGGTATCTCCTTGCAGTGTGGTATCTCTCTCTAACCAACGGTATCTCCCTGACAGCGTGGTATCTCCGTGCAGTGTGGTATCTCTCTCTAACCAACGGTATCTCCCTGACAGCGTGGTATCTCCTTGCAGTGTGGTATCTCCCTCTAACCAACGGTATCTCCCTGACAGCATGGTATCTCCCTCTAACCAACGGTATCTCCTGACAGCACGTAACCTCCCTCTAACCAACGGTATCTCGCCGACGGCGTGGTATCTCCTTGCAGTGTGGTATCTCTCTCTAACCAACGGTATCTCCCTGACAGCACGTAACCTCCCTCTAACCAACGGTATCTCGCCGACGGCGTGGTATCTCCTTGCAGTGTGGTATCTCTCTCTAACCAACGGTATCTCCCTGACAGCACGTAACCTCCCTCTAACCAACGGTATCTCACCGACGGCGTGGTATCTCCTTGCAGTGTGGTATCTCTCTTTAACCAACGGTATCTCCCTCTAACCAACGGTATCTCCTTGCAGTGTGGTATCTCTCTCTAACCAACGGTATCTCCCTCTAACCAACGGTATCTCCATGCAGTGTGGTATCTCTCTCTAACCAACGGTATCTCCCTCTAACCAACGGTATCTCCTTGCAGTGTGGTATCTCCCTCTAACCAACGGTATCTCCCTGACAGCATGGTATCTCTCTCTAACCAACGGTATCTCCCTCTAACCAACGGTATCTCCTTGCAGTGTGGTATCTCCCTCTAACCAACGGTATCTCCCTGACAGCATGGTATCTCTCTCTAACCAACGGTATCTCCCTGACAGCATGGTATCTCTCTCTAACCAACGGTATCTCCTTGCAGTGTGGTATCTCTAACCAACTAACCCCTGACAGCATGGTATCTCCCTGACCAGCATCTCCTTGCAGTGTGGTATCTCTCTCTAACCAACGGTATCTCCCTGACAGCATGGTATCTCTCTCTAACCAACGGTATCTCCCTGACAGCATGGTATCTCTCTCTAACCAACGGTATCTCCCTGACAGCACGTAacctccctctaaccaacagtatCTCGCCGACGGCGTGGTATCTCCTTGCAGTGTGGTATCTCTCTCTAACCAACGGTATCTCCCTCTAACCAACGGTATCTCCTTGCAGTGTGGTATCTCTCTCTAACCAACGGTATCTCCCTCTAACCAACGGTATCTCCATGCAGTGTGGTATCTCTCTCTAACCAACGGTATCTCCCTCTAACCAACGGTATCTCCTTGCAGTGTGGTATCTCCCTCTAACCAACGGTATCTCCCTGACAGCATGGTATCTCTCTCTAACCAACGGTATCTCCCTCGGTATCTCCTTGCAGTGTGGTATCTCCCTCTAACCAACGGTATCTCCCTGACAGCATGGTATCTCTCTCTAACCAACGGTATCTCCCTGACAGCATGGTATCTCTCTCTAACCAACGGTATCTCCTTGCAGTGTGGTATCTCCCTCTAACCAACGGTATCTCCCTGACAGCATGGTATCTCTCTCTAACCAACGGTATCTCCTTGCAGTGTGGTATCTCCCTCTAACCAACGGTATCTCCCTGACAGCATGGTATCTCTCTCTAACCAACGGTATCTCCCTGACAGCATGGTATCTCTCTCTAACACATCTCCTTGCACTCCCTCTAACACATCTCCCTGACAGCATGGTATCAACAACACTCCCTCTAACACATCTCCTTGCACTCCCTCTAACCAACGGTATCTCCCTGACAGCATGgtatctctctctaacacactccTGACAGCATGGTATCTCTCTCTAACCAACACTCCTTGCAGTGTGGTATCACCAACACACAGCATGGTACAACACATCACGCATGTAACACAGAAAACAATGCAATAAACACAAACACTCactactcaacacacacacacacacacacacacacacacacacacacacacacacacacagtctgtgtacAGTGAGGAGTGCAATACCTGCGTTCTGTAGTTTTCTCAGAGGACTCCGCTGTGTTCTGTTGGTGGGACTGTGAGAGGGAGGCTGCATGAGACCTGAGAGCAGCCAACCAGTCTACCTCTGGTACTGCCTGTTCTGGTTCTGCCTGGTTCTGCcagactgacatctctgtctGTTCTGTGGTAGGACCAGTCTGTTCTGTGGTAGGACCAGTCTGTTCTGTGGCAGGACCAGTCTGTTCTGTGGTAGGACCAGTCTGTTCTGTGGCAGGACCAGTCTGTTCTGTGGCAGGACCAGTCTGTTCTGTGGCAGGACCAGTCTGTTCTGTGGTAGGACCAGTCTGTTCTGTGGCATCCTGTGGAACTGCATCACCCTCTGCTAAGAGCCTCTGTTTTTCCTCCTTCTTTTTCTTCTGCTTTTGTTTCCTCTCTTCCATCCTTTTCTCTAACGCTTTcatcctcttctctttcttcctGTTTAAGGCGTCAATATCCTCCTCCGCggcctctctctctgagtcagcCAGTTGTACTACTCTGGGGCTTTGTGTGGTTGTTGTGCCGGAGGCCTTCTGGACCACACGAGGATCTGGATCGACATTGAGACCAGGACTTTCTCGAGTATCACGAACGTTTCTGTTTTTTACCGCGTCATAAGCTGAACATGGTTCAACGGCCTTGTACTCTGCATCCTGTACAGAGGATTGGACCTGAACAGGGTGAGTGTCAGCCACTACGACAGGAGTGTCCGTGACCTGGTCTGGGGTCAGTTTGACAGGGACAGTCACTTTGGTCTGATGGTCTGAGGCGGGGTTAGGTTTGGGCCCCATGTCTGGATTATGTGGTATGACCTCCTCCTTGTGAACCCCATGCCCCTCGGCGCTGACTCTTCCCTGTGAAGAAGACGACGATGATGAGGCAGGAGATTCCAGCGGTGTGGTTTCATCTTGGTGTGAATCCGTTTCGACGGGGGCTGCAGTGTTCTCTGTTTCGCTGCAATGCTCTTGACGAGTCGGTGTTATAACACCAGTTCTCTGACTCTTAGCCTCAACATTCTCCTCATCCGTCGCCGACAGACCTTTTGACTTGAGCTCTGAGCGGTTTGAATCCGACAGGACATGGACTTCTCCGGGCCCAGTGTTTTGGATTTCACCTGTCGTCTCTTCATTACCATCAGGGACTTTTACCACAGTCCCTGTGTTGCTGTCTCTCTCCACATCCCCACTACCCAAGTCTAAAAAGAACTGATTGTGACTATGAGAAGGCATATTGACTCCTTCACGACTAAGGTTGAAGCTATGAAAAGGGATACTGACTCCATAGTCCCTTACAGGAGAAGTAATTTTCCCCACTCCCTCCCCTGTGTccagacctctctctctgtcgatgaCATCATAGTTGCAGTCACCTGACTTGCCGTTCTCTTCCTGACCGCCCAGGGTCTTCTCCGCTCCCTGTGTTACCCCCGGCAACAGTGTTGAAGCTGTGAGGGACTCGGTGCGTTTGTTGTCGTCTgattctcctcctccatcacGTCTAACTAAACGACCACATGATAAGTCCTCTGAGGCAGTACTGGATCCTGGCCTTTCCTGCTGCTGTCCTTGTTCCTGTTGCCGAGCAAAACGGTTCAGACGAATCACTGAATCTGATTGGTTAAGGGCTGCATTTTCAGTCGAATCGGGTACAAAGGGGTCTCTAGTCTCTTCGCAGGGCTCCTGTGTCTTCACTGTTGCTGGCACCGGCAGCGTGGGGTAGAGACTTTGTTCTAAcgcagagggagaggatgaataGCTACAGTCTCCACTGGAACAAAGCTCATCCTTAGACGAGCCAAAAGGAGCCAGGCTGGGGTCAGATGAGGTCGTGTCCTCTCCTTTACCTGTTCTGACACTCGGTCTTCCCGTTTGCTCCTCAGCGTTAACTGTCCCCGCGTTGTCTCCCTGCACATCACCACCACGCCACTCTAAGAAGAAACGGTTATGAGAAGGCCCATTGACTCCGATGTCTGTTATTtcactcctctcatctctctcctcatggaGAGCTACTGTTTGTGATTCTGTCAGTGGTTGTGTCTGCTCCTGTTCCAAATGCTGATATCCGGTATCTCTGATTGGCTCTCCTGCTTTCTTATCAGTCCCATTACTCTGCTGTTGTGTACTTGTCTGATTCCATTTTCCTTTCTGCTTGTCCTCCTCTATTTCCTGTTGTTTATCCACTGTTTGTTTTTCCTCTTGAAAGAGATTCTCATCCTCCTTTTTATGTTCTTCCTCTGTTTCCTTCCCCTCTGTTTCCTTCCCCTCTGTTTCCTTCTCCTCTGTTTCCTTCCCCTCTGTTTCCTTCCCCTCTGTTTCCTTCCCCTCTGTTTCCTTCCCCTCTGTTTCATTCTCCTCTGTTTCCTTCCCCTCTGTTTCATTCTCCTCTGTTTCCTTCCCCTCTGTTTCCTTCCCCTCTGTTTCCTTCCCCTCTGTTTCCTTCCCCTCTGTTTCCTTCCCTCTGTTTCCTTCTCCTCTGTTTCCTTCTCCTCTGTTTCCTTCTCATCATTttgtctcctctcttccttcctttcctctgttcTCTTTTGTTTCATTTTGTCCCCATTTTTGTTTTCTGTGTTTACATTGAAAGGCTGGCTGCTTATTGGCTGCTCAGCACTGAGTGGTGGGCTGACATGTATGATGTCATCTTTAATGGACAAACCCACACCGATGACCTCATCATTAATGGATGCGGCGCCACTGAATAGATTAACCCTAAGAGGCTCTTCTACCTTGGGCTCAGGAATGGTGTTATCAGATCCAGCTGTTGATACTGTTGTGGTCTGAGGCTGAGAGGGTGATTTAGAGATGGGGATTTTTTCCGGAAGCTTCTCACTAACCTCCTCTTTAACCTTTTCAGCCAGTGATCCCTTGTCAACACTGCTGCCAGTCTCATgaacttcctcttcctccctgtgtcTCAGATAATCTCTATACTCTGAATCCAGTATTGCAGATGCTGCCTGTGTCACTTCCTGTATCACATGATCAGGGAGTGGTGTCATTTCCCCTGTCACATGATCAGGAAGTTCGATGATGTCATAGTGACTCAGCATGGGACCTGGGTGCTTCAGTATCACTATTGGTCCAATGCTATTTGATTGATCCCTCAGTATAGGAGAGCACAGGTCAAAGACTGTTACCTTTGGAATACTAGCCTCAGTCACTGTCTTAACTTCAGCCTCAGCTCCAGCCGTGTTCGTTGCCTCCTCTTCAGCCTCAGCTCCAGCCACAGTCGTTGCCTCATCTTCAACCTCAGCTCCAGCCGTGTTCGATGCCTCCTCTTCAGCCTCAGCTCCAGCCACCGTCGTTGCCTCATCTTCAGCCTTAGCCAAATCCAAAGAAGGGATGTTTGTACTCTGAGGCCCCTCTCTACTCTTCATAGGATCTGAAGGGGATTGGTCAGGGACTTTCATCTCTGGAATACGAAGCCCAGTCTCTAGCACAACTTCGGCCCCGGTTCCAACCTCAAGTCTGTCCCCAGCCATAGTGTAAGCCACAGAGGGAGGGTCTCTAGAAGATTGTGGAGTCTGTGGCggcctctctctggtctccataTGATCTGTGACAGGAAGGTCATGGCGAATTGATTGGTCTGATTGGTCTAATTGGCTTGTGGGCTGATCAGCCTGAATGGCGGGCTGGTCCTGATCCGGTTTTGTCTTCAGCATCGTAGTGACTACTACAGCCGTGGTGTTGTTCAAGGTCACATCTCCAGAGAGGTTTGATCTGGATCCACCGTCTGGCTGGATAGAGAGGGAACCTACACTGGGCACTGCACACAGACACTGGGCACTGCACACAGGTCCAGCAGAGGTGAAggcatctttaaaaaaaaactggaaaACAGATTCACTGGATGTGGTGGTGAGATGCTTCTGAGCAGGGGATGGTGTGagggatgaagaagaaggaggaggaggaggaagtttGAAATCCACCTGTTCTGagtctgggactgggactgggactgggtctGGGTCAGCTGCATTAAGAGTAGATATAGGAGCGGAGTCCTGAAGTCTTTTACTATTGTCTTCGACTACTAATGCTCCAGAATCTCCACGTGCGGTCTCTGGAAGCCCTGTCCTAGCTAACAGGCACAATTCTACTTTTCCTCTATCTGGTCCATACttattccctccctccttctctcctccctccttctctccttcctctgacCCCTTCCCAGACTCTGACCCCTTCCCAGAGTCTGACACCTTTCCAGGGTCTTTGACATCTCTTCCTGGTTGGGACTTCCGCTGAGGCTCCTCCTGGAAGTCAAGTGGGTTCAGTGTTGGAAGAGCATCTCCAGCTAGAGCTGCTTGTGGTGGGCTTACGGCTGGTGGTGGTGGGATCTCTGGCTTCTTGGAGCTGAGGAAGTCATGGGAGGTGAAACTGGATTCAGTCACTGGGTGATGAAGGTTCTCGTGTATCTTCAGTGGAGGCAGGGAggcacagtccagtccagtagctGGTTGGGAGACAAAGACATCATTGAGGCCTATAGAAGAGCTATCATCAGCTTTCACCGTATCTTTGAAAAATAGTTTCCTGTTGTCCCCTACATTGCCCATCCGAGCCAGCTGGAACACTTCAACTCCAGCCATGGTGGGaccttccactacaccactgccaAAGCCTTGAGACTGAGGCTGTCCTGACCTGGGGAGTGTAGCTTCACTCTCGGTGCTGGTGCGGTCGATATGGACCGGTTGATCGTAGCTCACAACTGTAGCCGAGCTCTGCTGTGTCTGAAAAACCAGCGGAGGCTGAGGTGAGATAAAAGAGAAGGGAGATGGAGgatccttccctgtctctctcccggtGTCTG
This DNA window, taken from Oncorhynchus nerka isolate Pitt River linkage group LG23, Oner_Uvic_2.0, whole genome shotgun sequence, encodes the following:
- the LOC135564041 gene encoding uncharacterized protein LOC135564041, whose amino-acid sequence is MPEMIECEGEGKNRQLDWLERDTAVTAETESVALGDRGRGLEGIEESLLKCSAGETAPLHPACRHTQVSSIDTGIKGSPILPVEDTKTETRVVSASDQHCSNNAVPHNSPESEETGGGTPVSGTPGTSTLSPATEREKKGEKEKESGHRTEVHHVSDTSPFPLWEITGRHCQEDNNTATATGLERGGKEGEEGKRGGGGKEGGEQRGGRGGEAAAREQVSLSHLTAAGPTASRVSSAESETCQPPDSTTAAFPVPVDSLPSSQCCWGAELIAASSTIFTSASSSIIISADQHEETRDSNNTKRGTETKESGDDELCLEQSLKSEENRGTESSHFKHSLSPELEEKGGRVPTGPVLGLKDHSETQLQGSRRNTKGGTETEDRVCLKQSQERKEDPEEKTQQSSATVVSYDQPVHIDRTSTESEATLPRSGQPQSQGFGSGVVEGPTMAGVEVFQLARMGNVGDNRKLFFKDTVKADDSSSIGLNDVFVSQPATGLDCASLPPLKIHENLHHPVTESSFTSHDFLSSKKPEIPPPPAVSPPQAALAGDALPTLNPLDFQEEPQRKSQPGRDVKDPGKVSDSGKGSESGKGSEEGEKEGGEKEGGNKYGPDRGKVELCLLARTGLPETARGDSGALVVEDNSKRLQDSAPISTLNAADPDPVPVPVPDSEQVDFKLPPPPPSSSSLTPSPAQKHLTTTSSESVFQFFFKDAFTSAGPVCSAQCLCAVPSVGSLSIQPDGGSRSNLSGDVTLNNTTAVVVTTMLKTKPDQDQPAIQADQPTSQLDQSDQSIRHDLPVTDHMETRERPPQTPQSSRDPPSVAYTMAGDRLEVGTGAEVVLETGLRIPEMKVPDQSPSDPMKSREGPQSTNIPSLDLAKAEDEATTVAGAEAEEEASNTAGAEVEDEATTVAGAEAEEEATNTAGAEAEVKTVTEASIPKVTVFDLCSPILRDQSNSIGPIVILKHPGPMLSHYDIIELPDHVTGEMTPLPDHVIQEVTQAASAILDSEYRDYLRHREEEEVHETGSSVDKGSLAEKVKEEVSEKLPEKIPISKSPSQPQTTTVSTAGSDNTIPEPKVEEPLRVNLFSGAASINDEVIGVGLSIKDDIIHVSPPLSAEQPISSQPFNEIEEDKQKGKWNQTSTQQQSNGTDKKAGEPIRDTGYQHLEQEQTQPLTESQTVALHEERDERSEITDIGVNGPSHNRFFLEWRGGDVQGDNAGTVNAEEQTGRPSVRTGKGEDTTSSDPSLAPFGSSKDELCSSGDCSYSSSPSALEQSLYPTLPVPATVKTQEPCEETRDPFVPDSTENAALNQSDSVIRLNRFARQQEQGQQQERPGSSTASEDLSCGRLVRRDGGGESDDNKRTESLTASTLLPGVTQGAEKTLGGQEENGKSGDCNYDVIDRERGLDTGEGVGKITSPVRDYGVSIPFHSFNLSREGVNMPSHSHNQFFLDLGSGDVERDSNTGTVVKVPDGNEETTGEIQNTGPGEVHVLSDSNRSELKSKGLSATDEENVEAKSQRTGVITPTRQEHCSETENTAAPVETDSHQDETTPLESPASSSSSSSQGRVSAEGHGVHKEEVIPHNPDMGPKPNPASDHQTKVTVPVKLTPDQVTDTPVVVADTHPVQVQSSVQDAEYKAVEPCSAYDAVKNRNVRDTRESPGLNVDPDPRVVQKASGTTTTQSPRVVQLADSEREAAEEDIDALNRKKEKRMKALEKRMEERKQKQKKKKEEKQRLLAEGDAVPQDATEQTGPTTEQTGPATEQTGPATEQTGPATEQTGPTTEQTGPATEQTGPTTEQTGPTTEQTEMSVWQNQAEPEQAVPEVDWLAALRSHAASLSQSHQQNTAESSEKTTERRSFQPLEPLVSPVAEFQSPSEETPTPLGPAETPSPLGPAETPTLLCQAETPTLPCQAETPTPLGPAETPTLLDKAETPTLLDQAETPTLLDQAETPTPLDQAETPTPLDQAETPTPLDQTETPTPLCQAETPTLLGLAETPSPLGQAETPTSLGQAETLTPLGQAETPTPLGQAETPTLLGLAETPSPLGQAETPTPLCQAETPTLLGSAETPTPLGQAETPTPLGQPETPTPLGQAETPTPLGQAETPTPLCQAETPTPLCQAETPTLLGSAETPTPLGQAETPTPLCQAETPTLLGSAETPTPLGQAETPTPLGQAETPTQLGQAEEATPVRQKKEQTEEQPAHEKETPGQTISGSSLTEAEQIEERSKPPSFTSSSPPPPPVTSSPPPPPVTHSPPPPPATSSPPPPLSPPPPTSSPCHLLPTSSPVTSSQPPPLSPPPHLLPLSPPPNLLPCQPPPHLLPRLLDQSSSTLLPSLPTFRKISPPLLPLVKRGCPQSSSRLSPAHHFLHPPRLQQKPQKLRLLPHLQL